In Burkholderia savannae, one genomic interval encodes:
- the pcnB gene encoding polynucleotide adenylyltransferase PcnB: MIKKLIRKLFGQDAREAQDAPQAPAAPREAAVGGASAAPAAASRAKSARSAPKKARNGEPTVVPASVHAIDPALISKNAIRVTDTLQQAGFRAFIVGGAVRDLLLGIAPKDFDVATDATPTEVQRLFRRARLIGRRFQIVHVQFGQELIEVSTFRALVDAPQEPADPAPAKRLKRDELDRRTHAVDASGRVLRDNVWGEQHEDAARRDFTINAMYYDPASQTVLDYHDGMADMRARLLRMIGDPATRYREDPVRMLRVVRFAAKLGFDIEEKTREPIKELADLINNVPAARLFDEMLKLLLSGHALACLKQLRKQGLHHGLLPLLDVVLEQPQGEKFVTLALNNTDARVRAGKPVSPGFLFATLLWHDMRQRFEQYAANGEYPVPAINRAMDDVIDMQTEKLAIHKRYSADMREIWGLQLRLEKRSGRSALRLLEHQRFRAGYDFLLLRCESGELDPAVGQWWTDFIDGDAATREALLTQGGSRDKSPRKRRRRGGRSRRTDESAEGTEGAVRGESDAND; this comes from the coding sequence GTGATCAAGAAACTCATCCGCAAGCTGTTCGGGCAGGACGCCCGCGAGGCGCAAGACGCGCCGCAGGCCCCGGCCGCCCCGCGCGAAGCCGCCGTTGGCGGCGCATCGGCCGCGCCCGCCGCCGCGAGCCGCGCGAAATCCGCGCGTAGCGCGCCAAAGAAGGCCCGCAACGGCGAGCCGACCGTCGTGCCCGCGAGCGTTCACGCGATCGATCCCGCGCTCATCTCGAAAAACGCGATCCGCGTGACCGACACGCTGCAGCAAGCGGGCTTTCGCGCGTTCATCGTCGGCGGCGCCGTGCGCGACCTGCTGCTCGGCATCGCGCCGAAGGATTTCGACGTCGCGACCGACGCGACGCCGACCGAGGTCCAGCGCCTGTTCCGCCGCGCGCGGCTGATCGGCCGGCGCTTCCAGATCGTCCACGTGCAGTTCGGGCAGGAGCTGATCGAGGTGTCGACGTTCCGCGCGCTCGTCGACGCGCCGCAGGAGCCCGCCGACCCCGCGCCCGCGAAGCGCCTGAAGCGCGACGAGCTCGACCGCCGCACGCACGCGGTCGACGCGAGCGGCCGCGTGCTGCGCGACAACGTGTGGGGCGAGCAGCACGAGGACGCGGCGCGCCGCGACTTCACGATCAACGCGATGTACTACGATCCCGCGTCGCAGACCGTGCTCGACTATCACGACGGGATGGCCGACATGCGCGCGCGCCTGCTGCGGATGATCGGCGATCCGGCGACGCGCTACCGCGAGGACCCGGTGCGGATGCTGCGCGTCGTGCGCTTCGCGGCGAAGCTCGGCTTCGACATCGAGGAAAAGACGCGCGAGCCGATCAAGGAGCTCGCCGATCTGATCAACAACGTGCCGGCCGCGCGCCTCTTCGACGAGATGCTGAAGCTGCTGCTGTCGGGCCACGCGCTCGCGTGCCTGAAGCAGTTGCGCAAGCAGGGGCTGCACCACGGGCTGCTGCCGCTCCTCGACGTCGTGCTCGAACAGCCGCAGGGCGAGAAGTTCGTCACGCTCGCGCTGAACAACACCGACGCGCGCGTGCGCGCGGGCAAGCCGGTGTCGCCCGGCTTCCTGTTCGCGACGCTCCTCTGGCACGACATGCGCCAGCGCTTCGAGCAGTACGCCGCAAACGGCGAGTATCCGGTTCCCGCGATCAATCGCGCGATGGACGACGTGATCGACATGCAGACCGAGAAGCTCGCGATCCACAAGCGCTATTCGGCCGACATGCGCGAGATCTGGGGGCTGCAGTTGCGCCTCGAGAAGCGCTCCGGCCGCAGCGCGCTGCGGCTGCTCGAACACCAACGATTCAGAGCGGGGTATGATTTCCTCCTGTTACGCTGCGAATCCGGCGAGCTCGATCCCGCCGTCGGACAGTGGTGGACTGATTTCATCGACGGCGACGCCGCGACGCGCGAGGCTCTCCTCACGCAGGGCGGCAGCCGCGACAAGTCGCCTCGCAAGCGGCGCCGCCGCGGCGGACGCAGCCGCCGGACGGACGAAAGCGCCGAGGGCACGGAAGGCGCCGTGCGCGGCGAGTCCGACGCGAACGACTGA
- a CDS encoding histidinol-phosphatase: protein MTNLALFDLDHTLIPTDSDHEWGRFMVRLGIVDADSFSRQNDRFYADYKAGKLDIHAYLSAMLTPLAKYSRAQLAQWHDQYMHEVIRPAMLPAAIELVRRHQDAGDLCCIVTATNEFITRPIATAFGVDTLIACEVETVDGRPDSAFTGRPRGTPSYREGKITRTQAWLASLGKRWEDFDRSYFYSDSHNDIPLLEKVTDPIATNPDDTLRAYAREHGWRILDLFQPS, encoded by the coding sequence ATGACTAATTTGGCACTTTTCGACTTGGATCACACGTTGATCCCGACCGACAGCGACCACGAGTGGGGCCGCTTCATGGTCCGTCTCGGCATCGTCGACGCGGACAGCTTCTCGCGTCAGAACGACCGCTTCTACGCCGACTACAAGGCCGGCAAGCTCGACATCCACGCGTACCTGAGCGCGATGCTCACGCCGCTCGCGAAGTATTCGCGCGCGCAGCTCGCGCAATGGCACGACCAGTACATGCACGAGGTGATCCGGCCGGCGATGCTGCCCGCCGCGATCGAGCTCGTGCGCCGGCACCAGGACGCGGGCGACCTCTGCTGCATCGTCACCGCGACGAACGAATTCATCACGCGCCCGATCGCGACCGCGTTCGGCGTCGACACGCTGATCGCGTGCGAAGTGGAAACCGTCGACGGCCGTCCCGACTCCGCGTTCACCGGCCGCCCGCGCGGCACGCCGAGCTACCGCGAAGGCAAGATCACGCGCACGCAGGCGTGGCTCGCGTCGCTCGGCAAGCGCTGGGAAGACTTCGATCGCAGCTACTTCTACAGCGATTCGCACAACGACATTCCGCTCCTCGAAAAAGTCACCGACCCGATCGCGACCAATCCCGACGACACGCTGCGCGCATACGCACGCGAACACGGCTGGCGCATCCTCGACCTCTTCCAACCGTCGTGA
- the hda gene encoding DnaA regulatory inactivator Hda produces MTVSRQLTLDLGTPPPATFDNFYSGTNAELVTRLRELDLALAAGPVADRTFYVWGEAGSGRSHLLQALVHDTTYGHARYVSPQSGLDAFVFDPRASLYAVDDCDALNDAQQIALFNLFNEVRAHPMTALVAAGPAAPLALDVREDLRTRLGWGLVFHLAPLTDEGKVAVLKHAAKERGIALADDVPFYLLTHFRRDMPSLMALLDALDRFSLEQKRAVTLPLLRAMLAAPERDEAAPGRFK; encoded by the coding sequence GTGACTGTATCCCGTCAACTGACGCTCGACCTCGGCACCCCGCCGCCCGCGACGTTCGACAATTTCTACTCGGGCACGAACGCCGAGCTCGTCACGCGCCTGCGCGAGCTCGATCTCGCGCTCGCGGCCGGCCCCGTGGCCGACCGCACGTTCTACGTATGGGGCGAAGCGGGCAGCGGCCGCAGTCACCTGCTGCAGGCGCTCGTGCACGACACGACGTACGGCCACGCGCGCTACGTGAGCCCGCAAAGCGGGCTCGACGCGTTCGTGTTCGATCCGCGCGCGTCGCTCTACGCGGTCGACGACTGCGACGCGCTCAACGATGCGCAGCAGATCGCGCTCTTCAACCTGTTCAACGAAGTGCGCGCGCATCCGATGACGGCGCTCGTCGCGGCCGGCCCCGCCGCGCCGCTCGCGCTCGACGTCCGCGAGGACCTGCGCACCCGCCTCGGCTGGGGGCTCGTGTTCCATCTCGCGCCGCTCACCGACGAAGGCAAGGTGGCCGTGCTCAAGCACGCGGCGAAGGAGCGCGGGATCGCGCTCGCCGACGACGTGCCGTTCTACCTCCTTACCCATTTCCGCCGCGACATGCCGAGCCTGATGGCGCTCCTCGACGCGCTCGACCGCTTCTCGCTCGAGCAAAAGCGGGCGGTGACGCTGCCGCTCCTGCGCGCGATGCTGGCCGCGCCGGAGCGCGACGAGGCCGCCCCGGGCCGGTTCAAGTAG
- the purM gene encoding phosphoribosylformylglycinamidine cyclo-ligase: MNPPKSAPDAQGLSYRDAGVDIDAGDALVDKIKPFAKKTLRDGVLGGIGGFGALFEVPKKYREPVLVSGTDGVGTKLKLAFHLNKHDTVGQDLVAMSVNDILVQGAEPLFFLDYFACGKLDVDTAATVVKGIAQGCELSGCALIGGETAEMPGMYPDGEYDLAGFAVGAVEKSKIIDGSTIAEGDAVLGLASSGIHSNGFSLVRKIIERANPDLSADFHGRSLADALMAPTRIYVKPLLALMEKIAVKGMAHITGGGLVENIPRVLRDGLTAELDQRTWPLPPLFQWLQQHGGVADAEMHRVFNCGIGMAVIVSAADADEALRQLTDAGEQVWKIGAVRASREGEAQTVVV; the protein is encoded by the coding sequence ATGAATCCTCCGAAATCCGCTCCTGACGCTCAAGGTCTGTCCTATCGCGACGCGGGCGTCGACATCGACGCGGGCGATGCGCTCGTCGACAAGATCAAGCCCTTTGCGAAGAAAACGCTGCGCGACGGCGTGCTCGGCGGCATCGGCGGGTTCGGCGCGCTGTTCGAAGTGCCGAAGAAGTATCGCGAACCGGTGCTCGTGTCGGGCACCGACGGCGTCGGCACGAAGCTCAAGCTCGCGTTTCATCTGAACAAACACGACACGGTCGGCCAGGATCTCGTCGCGATGAGCGTGAACGACATCCTCGTGCAGGGCGCCGAGCCGCTGTTCTTCCTCGACTATTTCGCGTGCGGCAAGCTCGACGTCGACACGGCCGCGACCGTCGTCAAGGGCATCGCGCAGGGCTGCGAGCTGTCGGGCTGCGCGCTGATCGGCGGCGAGACGGCGGAGATGCCGGGCATGTATCCGGACGGCGAATACGATCTGGCGGGCTTCGCGGTCGGCGCGGTCGAGAAGAGCAAGATCATCGACGGCAGCACGATCGCCGAGGGCGACGCGGTGCTGGGCCTCGCGTCGAGCGGCATCCATTCGAACGGCTTCTCGCTCGTGCGCAAGATCATCGAACGCGCGAATCCGGACCTGTCGGCCGATTTCCACGGCCGCTCGCTCGCCGACGCGCTGATGGCGCCGACCCGCATCTACGTGAAGCCGCTCCTCGCGCTGATGGAGAAGATCGCGGTGAAGGGCATGGCGCACATCACGGGCGGCGGCCTCGTCGAGAACATTCCGCGCGTGCTGCGCGACGGCCTCACCGCCGAACTCGACCAGCGTACGTGGCCGCTGCCGCCGCTGTTCCAGTGGCTGCAGCAGCACGGCGGCGTCGCCGACGCGGAAATGCACCGCGTGTTCAACTGCGGGATCGGGATGGCCGTGATCGTATCGGCCGCCGATGCGGATGAAGCGCTCCGCCAGCTGACCGACGCCGGCGAGCAGGTGTGGAAGATCGGCGCCGTGCGCGCGAGCCGCGAGGGCGAGGCGCAGACGGTCGTGGTCTGA
- a CDS encoding YybH family protein: MTDDEHAIRELIETWFVASRRGDLTTVLDLIADDAIFMVPGRPPFDKAAFAAASRDANAVSPPPRIDGRYRIDELRVLGDWAYLRNFLEIDVTPPGGDTMRRCGHTLTILRKSDGRWRLVRDANLLASPA, from the coding sequence ATGACCGACGACGAACACGCGATTCGCGAACTGATCGAAACCTGGTTCGTCGCGAGCCGGCGCGGCGATCTGACGACGGTGCTCGATCTGATCGCCGACGACGCGATCTTCATGGTGCCCGGCCGGCCGCCGTTCGACAAGGCGGCGTTCGCCGCCGCGTCGCGGGACGCGAATGCGGTGAGCCCGCCGCCGCGGATCGACGGCCGCTACCGGATCGACGAATTGCGCGTGCTGGGCGACTGGGCGTACCTGCGCAACTTCCTCGAAATCGACGTGACGCCGCCGGGCGGCGACACCATGCGCCGCTGCGGCCATACGCTGACGATCCTGCGCAAATCGGACGGCCGCTGGCGGCTCGTGCGCGACGCGAATCTGCTCGCGTCGCCCGCCTGA
- the miaA gene encoding tRNA (adenosine(37)-N6)-dimethylallyltransferase MiaA yields MSERTAAPARTVACLLGPTASGKTAAALALAARRPIEIVSVDSALVYRGMDIGTAKPTRDERAAVPHHLIDIVDPADAYSAAEFRADALRVVAEIAARGRTPLLAGGTMLYYKALTQGLNDLPAADPEVRATLDAEAARDGWPALHARLASVDPATAARLAPNDSQRIQRALEVYRLTGRPMSALLAAPPRDDDAAAGLRFVPVALEPSDRAVLHARIAARFDAMLEAGFIDEVERLRRREDLHLGLPSMRCVGYRQAWEYLDGVTDYRTMRDKGIFATRQLCKRQLTWLRAMPERVVVDCCATDATARAVDALERVLDGRAPA; encoded by the coding sequence ATGAGCGAACGCACCGCAGCACCCGCGCGGACGGTCGCGTGCCTGCTCGGCCCGACCGCGTCCGGCAAGACGGCCGCCGCGCTCGCGCTCGCCGCGCGCCGGCCGATCGAGATCGTCAGCGTCGATTCGGCGCTCGTCTACCGCGGAATGGACATCGGCACCGCGAAGCCGACGCGCGACGAGCGCGCGGCCGTGCCGCATCATCTGATCGACATCGTCGATCCGGCCGACGCTTACTCGGCCGCCGAATTCCGCGCAGACGCGCTGCGCGTCGTCGCCGAAATCGCCGCGCGCGGCCGCACGCCGCTCCTCGCGGGCGGCACGATGCTCTACTACAAGGCGCTGACGCAGGGCCTGAACGACCTGCCGGCGGCCGACCCGGAGGTGCGCGCGACGCTCGACGCCGAAGCCGCGCGCGACGGATGGCCCGCGCTGCACGCGCGCCTGGCGAGCGTCGATCCGGCGACGGCCGCGCGGCTCGCGCCAAACGATTCGCAGCGCATTCAGCGCGCGCTCGAGGTGTATCGGCTGACGGGGCGGCCGATGTCCGCGCTCCTCGCCGCGCCGCCGCGCGACGACGACGCGGCGGCGGGCCTGCGGTTCGTGCCCGTCGCGCTCGAGCCGTCGGACCGCGCGGTGCTGCACGCGCGCATCGCCGCGCGCTTCGACGCGATGCTGGAGGCGGGCTTCATCGACGAAGTCGAGCGCCTGCGCCGGCGCGAGGATCTGCATCTCGGCCTGCCGTCGATGCGCTGCGTCGGCTACCGGCAGGCGTGGGAGTATCTGGACGGCGTGACCGACTACCGGACGATGCGCGACAAGGGCATCTTCGCGACCCGGCAGCTCTGCAAGCGGCAGTTGACATGGCTGCGCGCGATGCCGGAGCGGGTCGTCGTCGATTGCTGCGCCACGGACGCGACCGCGCGCGCGGTCGACGCGCTCGAGCGGGTGCTCGACGGCCGCGCGCCGGCCTGA
- the mutL gene encoding DNA mismatch repair endonuclease MutL, whose product MSEFTDSAVGATPDGASPSAPRQLRAIQPLPDQLISQIAAGEVVERPASVVKELVENALDAGASTLRIMLDEGGVKRISITDDGCGIPADELPLALMRHATSKIRSLAELEAVATLGFRGEALASIASVAEMFITSRTEEAAHATRIDAQTGVLAPAAGTRGTTIEVRELYFSTPARRKFLKSEQTEFGHCLEMIRRAALARPDVAISVLHNGRAVEHWNASEPAARVAKILGEGFSSAHLPLDERAGPLAVYGCAGLPTASRGRADQQYFFVNGRFVRDKLLTHAARAAYEDVLHGDRYPSYVLFLDLPPEAVDVNVHPSKIEVRFRDSRSIHQFVFHAVQRALARHAGASPETTAGGHAAHLSPVEPASTESFAAPGASFVRPGLAAGADAGAGQPAPGNTWLRQSRMTQGTLPVAQPLALYDALFGRKDAGTPHGTTGDGLEARDATDAADTPSAHRFATMPGGAASPAFSAADASALPMHDEQPLGFAVGQIHGIYVLAQNARGLVIVDMHAAHERILYEQFKRALADRTVAVQTLLIPVSMSATPVEIGTAEEERETLDALGFDLAVLSPTTLAIRAVPALLKDADLQALARAVLADLHAFGGSRVLTERQHELLGTLACHHAVRANRRLTLDEMNALLRQMEATERADQCNHGRPTWYQLTLGDLDRLFMRGQ is encoded by the coding sequence ATGTCCGAATTCACCGATTCCGCCGTGGGCGCGACGCCCGACGGCGCCTCCCCGTCCGCGCCGCGCCAACTGCGCGCGATCCAGCCGCTGCCCGATCAGCTGATCAGCCAGATCGCGGCGGGCGAAGTGGTCGAGCGGCCCGCGTCCGTCGTCAAGGAGCTCGTCGAAAACGCGCTCGACGCGGGCGCGAGCACGCTGCGCATCATGCTCGACGAAGGCGGCGTCAAGCGCATCTCGATCACCGACGACGGCTGCGGGATTCCCGCCGACGAGCTGCCGCTCGCGCTGATGCGCCACGCGACGAGCAAGATCCGCTCGCTCGCCGAGCTCGAGGCGGTCGCGACGCTCGGGTTCCGCGGCGAGGCGCTCGCGTCGATCGCATCGGTCGCCGAAATGTTCATCACGAGCCGCACCGAGGAGGCCGCGCACGCGACGCGCATCGACGCGCAGACGGGCGTGCTCGCGCCCGCGGCCGGCACGCGCGGCACGACGATCGAAGTGCGCGAGCTGTACTTCAGCACGCCCGCGCGCCGCAAATTCCTGAAGAGCGAGCAGACCGAATTCGGCCATTGCCTCGAGATGATCCGCCGCGCGGCGCTCGCGCGGCCGGACGTCGCGATCTCGGTGCTGCACAACGGCCGCGCGGTCGAGCACTGGAACGCGAGCGAGCCGGCGGCGCGCGTGGCGAAGATTCTCGGCGAAGGCTTCTCGAGCGCGCACCTGCCGCTCGACGAGCGCGCCGGGCCGCTTGCCGTCTACGGCTGCGCGGGGCTGCCCACCGCGAGCCGCGGCCGCGCGGACCAGCAATACTTCTTCGTCAACGGCCGCTTCGTGCGCGACAAGCTGCTCACGCATGCGGCGCGCGCCGCGTACGAGGACGTGCTGCACGGCGACCGCTATCCGTCGTACGTGCTGTTCCTCGACCTGCCGCCGGAAGCCGTCGACGTGAACGTCCATCCGTCGAAGATCGAGGTGCGCTTCCGCGATTCGCGCTCGATCCACCAGTTCGTGTTCCATGCGGTGCAGCGCGCGCTCGCGCGGCATGCGGGCGCATCGCCGGAAACGACCGCGGGCGGCCACGCCGCGCATCTTTCGCCGGTCGAGCCGGCGTCGACCGAATCGTTCGCCGCGCCGGGCGCGTCGTTCGTCCGCCCGGGCCTCGCGGCCGGCGCGGACGCCGGCGCCGGCCAGCCGGCGCCCGGCAACACATGGCTGCGGCAATCGCGGATGACGCAAGGCACGCTGCCCGTCGCGCAACCGCTCGCGCTGTACGACGCGCTTTTCGGCCGGAAAGACGCGGGCACGCCGCACGGAACGACGGGCGACGGGCTCGAGGCACGCGACGCGACGGATGCAGCGGATACGCCGAGCGCTCACCGCTTCGCGACCATGCCGGGCGGCGCCGCGTCGCCCGCGTTCTCGGCGGCGGATGCGTCCGCCCTCCCGATGCACGACGAGCAGCCGCTCGGCTTCGCGGTCGGCCAGATCCACGGCATCTACGTGCTCGCGCAGAACGCGCGCGGCCTCGTGATCGTCGACATGCACGCCGCGCACGAGCGGATTCTGTACGAGCAGTTCAAACGCGCGCTCGCCGACCGCACGGTGGCCGTGCAGACGCTGCTGATTCCTGTGTCGATGAGCGCGACGCCCGTCGAGATCGGCACGGCCGAGGAAGAGCGCGAGACGCTCGACGCGCTCGGCTTCGATCTCGCGGTGCTGTCGCCGACGACGCTCGCGATCCGCGCGGTGCCCGCGCTCCTGAAGGATGCCGACCTGCAGGCGCTCGCGCGCGCGGTGCTCGCGGATCTGCACGCATTCGGCGGCTCGCGGGTGCTGACCGAGCGCCAGCACGAACTGCTCGGCACGCTCGCGTGCCATCACGCGGTGCGCGCGAACCGGCGGCTCACGCTCGACGAGATGAACGCGCTGCTGCGCCAGATGGAGGCGACTGAGCGCGCGGACCAATGCAACCACGGCCGGCCGACCTGGTATCAATTGACGCTCGGCGATCTCGACCGGCTCTTCATGCGCGGCCAATGA
- a CDS encoding DedA family protein, translated as METLLHFVSLVLHIDAFLGDFIRQYGAWVYLVLFLIVFCETGLVVFPFLPGDSLLFIAGAFAATGEMTLAGLIVLLLVAAVGGNTVNYLIGRAIGPRVFNTHIPGLERFLDRAALQKTHNFYERHGGKTLVLARFIPVVRTFAPFVAGASAMSFARFQLFNVIGALIWVLLLVFLGYFFGNIPFIRHYLNVIVLVGIGAAVIPVAIGALWKLLRRKSDGQKTQGSR; from the coding sequence TTGGAAACGCTGCTTCATTTCGTCAGCCTCGTCTTGCACATCGATGCATTTCTCGGCGATTTCATCCGGCAGTATGGCGCCTGGGTCTATCTGGTGCTGTTCCTGATCGTTTTCTGCGAAACCGGGCTCGTGGTCTTCCCGTTCCTGCCGGGCGATTCGCTGCTCTTCATCGCGGGCGCGTTCGCGGCGACGGGCGAAATGACGCTCGCGGGGCTCATCGTGCTGCTGCTCGTCGCGGCGGTCGGCGGCAATACGGTCAACTATCTGATCGGCCGCGCGATCGGGCCGAGAGTCTTCAACACGCACATTCCGGGGCTCGAGCGCTTCCTCGATCGCGCCGCGCTGCAAAAGACTCACAACTTCTACGAGCGGCACGGCGGCAAGACGCTCGTGCTCGCGCGTTTCATCCCGGTCGTGCGCACGTTCGCGCCGTTCGTCGCGGGCGCATCGGCGATGAGCTTCGCGCGCTTTCAGCTGTTCAACGTGATCGGCGCGCTGATCTGGGTGCTGCTGCTCGTGTTCCTCGGCTACTTCTTCGGCAACATTCCGTTCATTCGCCATTACCTGAACGTGATCGTGCTCGTCGGGATCGGCGCGGCGGTGATTCCCGTCGCGATCGGCGCGCTGTGGAAGCTGCTGCGCCGCAAGTCGGACGGGCAGAAGACGCAGGGGAGCCGCTGA
- a CDS encoding mechanosensitive ion channel family protein translates to MDLASVQTFIVTRGIDFGLQVIASIALWIIGRWAIRIVTNLMGKIIRRSGKVDTTLSHYLESVVSVLLTVLLILAILQVFGVQTTSFAALLAGLGLAVGTAWGGLLAHFAAGVFMQVLRPFKVGDVISAGGVTGTVKELGLFGTTIVTGDNVVTLVGNNKIFSDNIANYSATPTRRVDLTAKIANGVDASDAIRRLKAALELIPNVVKHPAPDVGVLSFTPEGPLLFVRPSTQPGNYWQVYCDTNRAILDTFREAGYPTPETPIAHRTTADAVKS, encoded by the coding sequence GTGGATCTCGCCTCCGTGCAAACCTTCATCGTCACTCGCGGCATCGATTTCGGCCTGCAAGTCATCGCATCGATCGCGCTCTGGATCATCGGACGCTGGGCGATCCGGATCGTCACGAACCTGATGGGCAAGATCATCCGCAGAAGCGGAAAAGTCGACACGACGCTGTCGCACTATCTGGAGTCCGTCGTCAGCGTGCTGCTCACGGTGCTCCTAATCCTCGCGATCCTGCAAGTGTTCGGAGTGCAAACCACTTCGTTCGCCGCGCTGCTCGCGGGCCTCGGCCTCGCGGTCGGCACCGCGTGGGGCGGCCTGCTCGCGCACTTCGCGGCCGGCGTGTTCATGCAGGTGCTGCGCCCGTTCAAGGTCGGCGACGTGATCTCGGCGGGCGGCGTGACGGGCACCGTCAAGGAGCTCGGCCTCTTCGGCACGACGATCGTCACGGGAGACAACGTCGTCACGCTCGTCGGCAACAACAAGATCTTCTCCGACAACATCGCGAACTACAGCGCGACGCCGACGCGTCGCGTCGATCTGACGGCGAAGATCGCGAACGGCGTCGACGCGTCCGATGCGATCCGGCGCCTGAAGGCGGCGCTCGAGCTGATCCCGAACGTCGTCAAGCATCCGGCGCCCGACGTCGGCGTGCTGTCGTTCACGCCGGAAGGCCCGCTCCTGTTCGTGCGGCCGTCGACGCAACCCGGGAACTACTGGCAGGTGTACTGCGACACCAATCGCGCGATCCTCGACACGTTCCGCGAAGCCGGCTATCCGACGCCGGAAACCCCGATCGCGCATCGGACGACCGCGGATGCCGTCAAGTCCTGA
- a CDS encoding class II glutamine amidotransferase: MCRWLAYTGNPIQLETVLFRAKHSLIDQSLHSRMGATTTNGDGFGIGWYGEPDEIPFLYRCVSPAWNDRNLREAARAIRSPLFVAHVRSATDTPVQETNCHPFRRGRWLFAHNGLIRHYHTLRRELMMRIDPALFASIEGSTDSEVMFHLALTFGLEHDPLPALERMAGTIEDAGAHHRVDAPLNMTVCATDGEQVVAVRYSSERDSRSLFHSASFHHLHELYPHDPRIQAIGDDAFLVLSEPLVDLHDAWEKIPESTAIIARRGNIRQVPFTPHRST, translated from the coding sequence ATGTGCCGCTGGCTCGCCTACACCGGCAATCCGATCCAGCTCGAAACCGTGCTGTTTCGCGCAAAGCATTCGCTGATCGACCAGAGCCTGCATTCGCGGATGGGCGCGACGACGACCAACGGCGACGGCTTCGGCATCGGCTGGTACGGAGAACCCGACGAGATTCCGTTCCTCTACCGCTGCGTGAGTCCCGCATGGAACGACCGCAACCTGCGCGAAGCGGCGCGTGCGATCCGCTCGCCGCTCTTCGTCGCGCACGTTCGCTCGGCGACCGACACGCCCGTGCAGGAAACCAACTGCCACCCGTTTCGCCGCGGCCGCTGGCTGTTCGCTCACAACGGGCTGATCCGTCACTATCACACGCTGCGGCGCGAGCTGATGATGCGCATCGATCCCGCGCTCTTCGCGTCGATCGAAGGTTCGACGGACTCCGAAGTGATGTTCCATCTCGCGCTCACGTTCGGGCTCGAGCACGATCCGCTGCCCGCGCTCGAGCGAATGGCGGGAACGATCGAGGATGCAGGCGCACATCATCGCGTCGACGCGCCGCTCAACATGACCGTCTGCGCGACCGACGGCGAGCAGGTCGTCGCGGTCCGCTATTCGAGCGAGCGCGACTCGCGCTCGCTCTTTCACAGCGCGTCGTTCCACCATCTGCACGAGCTGTATCCGCACGATCCGCGCATCCAGGCAATCGGCGACGACGCTTTCCTCGTGCTGTCCGAGCCGCTCGTCGACCTGCACGACGCGTGGGAAAAGATCCCGGAAAGCACGGCGATCATTGCGCGCCGCGGCAACATCCGGCAGGTTCCTTTCACGCCGCATCGCTCCACGTGA